A part of Streptomyces sp. NBC_01235 genomic DNA contains:
- a CDS encoding SDR family NAD(P)-dependent oxidoreductase has protein sequence MTYTTTPQHKIGSGFGARSTTDDVLSDTDLTGKLAVVTGGYVGLGLETTRALTRAGARVVVPARRREVAEKAVGGVDGVEVDGLDLADLDSVRDFADRFLASGRDIDIVVNNAGIMACPETRVGPAGWEAQFATNHLGHFALVNRLWAPIARGGGRVVSVSSRGHHLSDIRWNDIHFELGPYDKWAAYGQAKTANVLFAIHLDALGRESGVRAFALHPGEILTELVRHTPREEMIERGWIDENGNVSEGFKTPEQGAATQVWAATSAQLDGMGGVYCEDCDIAEPAPPNDDSWVGVRDYATDSAQAARLWAVSADLTGVNAA, from the coding sequence ATGACGTACACGACAACGCCGCAGCACAAGATCGGATCCGGGTTCGGCGCCAGGAGCACCACGGACGACGTCCTGAGCGACACAGACCTGACTGGCAAGCTGGCCGTCGTCACCGGCGGCTACGTGGGCCTCGGGCTGGAGACGACGCGCGCGCTCACCCGCGCCGGGGCCCGCGTCGTCGTCCCGGCGCGGCGGCGTGAGGTCGCGGAGAAGGCGGTCGGCGGCGTCGACGGGGTCGAGGTGGACGGGCTGGACCTCGCGGACCTGGACAGCGTCCGGGACTTCGCCGACCGGTTCCTCGCCTCGGGCCGGGACATCGACATCGTCGTCAACAACGCCGGCATCATGGCCTGCCCCGAGACCCGGGTCGGCCCGGCGGGCTGGGAGGCGCAGTTCGCCACCAACCACTTGGGCCACTTCGCGCTGGTCAACCGCCTCTGGGCGCCGATCGCCCGTGGTGGTGGCCGCGTCGTATCTGTGTCGTCGCGGGGGCATCACCTGTCGGACATCCGGTGGAACGACATTCACTTCGAACTCGGTCCGTACGACAAGTGGGCGGCGTACGGTCAGGCGAAGACCGCGAACGTGCTGTTCGCCATCCACCTGGACGCGCTGGGCCGGGAGTCCGGGGTGCGGGCGTTCGCGCTGCATCCCGGTGAGATCCTCACCGAACTGGTGCGCCATACGCCCCGGGAGGAGATGATCGAGCGCGGCTGGATCGACGAGAACGGCAACGTCAGCGAAGGCTTCAAAACACCCGAGCAGGGCGCGGCCACCCAGGTGTGGGCCGCGACCTCCGCGCAACTGGACGGCATGGGCGGCGTCTATTGCGAGGACTGCGACATCGCCGAGCCCGCCCCTCCCAACGACGACTCCTGGGTGGGCGTCCGCGACTACGCGACCGACTCGGCGCAGGCTGCCCGCCTGTGGGCCGTCTCTGCCGACCTGACAGGGGTCAACGCGGCATGA
- a CDS encoding TIGR03086 family metal-binding protein, which produces MTDIRVLDQRALKITEAIVSRVDVGLLDRPSPCAEWTLGQLLAHMVGQNYGFAAAARGETSDVTIWAERPVGADPAGVFAASAAAVTAAFAEDGVLERELWLPEVRGGQMFPASQAIGFHFLDYVVHGWDVAAAIGVRTDFDADLLDAVLPIAEQVPGGASRQREGAQFQPCGDPLAGGSTLDRILALLGRSPNWPN; this is translated from the coding sequence ATGACGGACATTCGTGTGTTGGACCAGCGTGCGTTGAAGATCACCGAAGCGATCGTGAGCCGTGTCGATGTCGGTCTGCTCGACAGGCCGTCTCCATGCGCGGAGTGGACGTTGGGCCAGTTGCTCGCGCACATGGTGGGCCAGAATTACGGCTTTGCGGCAGCGGCTCGGGGTGAGACCAGCGACGTGACCATCTGGGCCGAGCGCCCGGTCGGTGCCGACCCGGCCGGGGTCTTCGCCGCTTCGGCGGCTGCGGTCACGGCCGCCTTTGCGGAGGATGGTGTGCTGGAAAGGGAGTTGTGGCTGCCGGAGGTCCGCGGTGGCCAGATGTTCCCCGCGTCCCAAGCGATCGGCTTCCACTTCCTCGACTACGTGGTCCATGGCTGGGATGTCGCCGCCGCGATCGGTGTTCGGACCGACTTCGATGCCGATCTTCTGGACGCTGTGCTGCCGATCGCCGAGCAGGTACCCGGCGGAGCGAGCCGGCAGCGTGAGGGCGCCCAGTTCCAGCCCTGTGGGGATCCGCTCGCGGGTGGTTCCACCCTCGACCGGATCCTCGCCCTGCTTGGGCGCTCGCCGAACTGGCCAAATTGA